GAAGATGATTTTCGGCCTGCACGTAATGCCGAATTTCCCTACCGGCAGCGTTGCGCTGAAGGAAGGGGTATTCAGCGCCTCCAGCGACAACTTCGATATCATGCTGCAAGGTAAGGGCGGACATGGTTCGATGCCGCAGCTGTGTATCGATCCGGTCACGATTGGCGCCCAGGTGGTGACCGCGCTACAGCAAATTATCGCTCGCCGGCTTGACCCGCTGCATGCGCCGGTACTGACCGTCGCCACCTTTCAGGCGGAAGGGGGCTATAACGTTATTCCGGACAGTGTACGGCTGGCCGGTACGCTGCGTACTCACGATCATGCGGTACGTGAACGGGTGCCACAGCTGGTGGAGCAAACGGTGGCCGGCATTACGCAGGCCAGCGGGGCGAGTTATCAGATGCGGTGGACGCGCGGTTACACCATTGGCGACAATCATCCGCAGGCCTGTGAAATTGCCCGTGAGGTGATTGGCGACACGCTGGGCACCGATGCGCTGCACGAAATGAGCGCGCCGATGTTCGGCAGTGAGGATTTTTCTTCCTACCAGCGGCAGGTGCCGGGCTGTTTCCTGTTTATCGGCAGCGGCAACGAAAAGATCGGCGCGACTTATGGGGTGCATAACCCGCGCTTTAAACTGGATGAGGAGGTATTGCAGATCGGAGTGAAACTGCATGTCGGCTTTATCCGGCGCTTGCTGATGGCATAGGCGCCGTTATTCGATCTTTTTCCCTTCCAGCAGGCGCTGCACCAGCGGCGCCATAATCAGCTCCATCGCCAGCCCCATTTTGCCGCCTGGTACCACCAACGTATTGATATGAGAGATAAATGAACCTTGCAGCATCGCCAGCAGATAGGGGAAGTCGATCTGATCCAACCCACGGAAATGAATGACTACAAAACTTTCATCCAGCGAAGGAATAGCTTTGGCGGCGAACGGGTTGGAGGTGTCGACCGTCGGCACCCGCTGGAAGTTGATATGGGTGCGGGAAAACTGCGGCGTGATGTAGTTGATATAGTCTTCCATCGAGCGCACCACCGAATCCATCACCGCTTCGCGCGAATGGCCGCGCTCGCCGGTATCGCGGATTAATTTTTGGATCCACTCCAGGTTAACGATGGGCACCACCCCGACCAGCAGATCGACATGACGCGCCACGTCATGCTGATCGGTCACTACGCCGCCGTGCAGGCCTTCATAGAACAACACGTCGGTCGGCGACGGCAGCGGTTCCCACGGGGTGAAGGTGCCGGGCACCTGATTGTAGGGCACCGCTTCGTCATAGGTATGCAGGTATTTGCGCGAGCGGCCGCTGCCGTTTTTACCGTATTCGGTAAAGCTTTGTTCCAACAGGCCGAAGTCGTTGGCCTCCGGGCCGAAGTAGCTGATATGGCGGCCGAGATCGCGCGCTTTGCGGATAGCTGCGTCCATTTCCGGCCGGGTGTAGCGGTGGAAGCTGTCGCCTTCCAGCTGCGCGGCGCGGATATCCAGCTGCTGGAATATTTTGCGGAACGCCACGCTGGTGGTGGTGGTGCCGGCGCCGCTGGAGCCGGTCACCGCGATAACGGGATGTTTGGCGGACATACTTGGGTTACTCCGTAGTAAAAAGCGCGCGTATCAGAGAATAATTTTTAGTGTGGTTGATACGTTTTTGCCAGCGGCAAGCTGCGCGAGTTGGTTTGCAAGATGTCCATTGTTACCTGATTTTTACCGTCAGTCATAGGGCGCAGACGCGATTACCTCTCCTGATAACCGGCACGCAGCTGCCCGCGCGGCATGATATTGACGGTCTCGTGCAGCTCAGACCACACCAGCACCACCTCGCCGCTTTGCAGCTGGCGGCGCACGTCGGCCACCTTCTGCTCCAGCGAACGTTCATGTTCGCCGTAGTCGGTGCCTTCGCGCAGCACGAAGGCTTCAATCAGGTTATTCAGCGTGTCGCCATCCAGTTCTTTCCAGGGAATAATCACGTTATTTATCCAGATAAGGGGTAAGCCAGGCGGGAATCCGCTGTTCCAGCCACATTTGCGGTTTGTGCAGCGTGCCGCCGACAAAGCCGACGTGGCCGCCGCGCTCGGTCAGCTGATACTCGATGTTGGGCGGCAGGGCGCTCAGATCGGGGATCACCGCGTCGGTCATAAACGGATCGTCTTTGGCGTGGATGATCAGCAGCGGCGTTTGGATCTCGGGCAGCAGCGGCAGCGCGCTGCAGCGCCGATAGTAGTCGGTGGCGTCGCGGAAGCCGTGAATGCGTGCGGTAATGGCGTCGTCAAAGTCGCGCATGCGGCGCAGTCCTTTGAGCTGCGGCAGCTTCAGCGGTAGTGACGCCGGGTCGCGCAGCAGCTTGCGGGTGGCGTTCTGCTTGAGCTGGCCGAGCAGGTAATGCTGATAAACGCGCGAGAACCCCTGTTCCATGCGTAACGAGCAAGGCTCCAGCATCAGCGGCGCGCTGACCACCACGGCGGCGTCCAGCAGGCTCTCCCGCCGCTGCTGCGCCAGATAGCAGGCCAGCATATTGCCGCCGAGGGAAATGCCGACCGCAGCGGTAGGCGCTGCGCCATGGGTATCCCGCAGCCAGCGCAGGAAAAAGCGCGCGTCTTCCGTTTCGCCGGAATGATAAATGCGCTGTTTGCGGTTGGGCACGCCGCTGCAGCCGCGAAAGTGCATCACCACGCCCAGCCAGCCTTTTTCCCGCCAGGCGTGCAGCAGGCCGTGGGCGTAGGGGCTGTAGAAGCTGCCTTCCAGGCCGTGGAACAGCACCACCCGGGGCTTATCGCCTGCGCTGCTGGGGTCTTCGCTCCAGGCCAGATCGACGAAATCGCCGTCGGGCAGTTCCAGCCGCTGCCAGTGCGGTTGCAGCAGTACGCGGCGGCGCACCAGCCGCGGCAATAAGGTTTGCAGATGCGGGTTACCGGCACCGCTCAGGGGACGAAAGGTTTCATGCATAAGGTGAATAAAAATCTTGTTGGCGACTATTGTGTGATCAATAGCGCACTGTTAGCTTCAATGTCATCTGTTAACCATCATACTGCAAAAATCGCGCATGGGTGAGGAGCGCCCGTTTCATGGAATTAAGTTTGTTTCTTTCGCTGCTGGGTTTCCTGTGGGTGGCCGCGATCACCCCTGGCCCGAATAACATGCTGCTCACCACCTCCGGCGCCAATTTTGGCTTTATGCGCTCGCTGTGGCTGATGATTGGCATCATGCTCGGCATGCAGAGCATTTTGCTGCTGGTGGCGTTCGGCGTCGGCAGCCTGATCCTGGTCTACCCTTCATTACACCTTATCCTGAAAATACTCGGCACCGTCTACCTGCTGTGGCTGGCGTGGAAAGTGGCGACCGCCGCCTATGAAAAGCTGGAGACCGATATCGCGCCGCCCAAGCCGGTGCGGCTGTACCAGGGCTGGCTGCTGCAGTTTCTCAACCCTAAAGCCTGGCTGATGGCGCTGGGCGCGGTGGCCAGCTTCAGCCTGGAAGGGGAGCGCTATAACGCGTCGATTCTGGCCATTGCGGCGGGTATTTTTGTGGTGAATATCATTGCCGGCGTCATCTGGCTCGGATTCGGCACCGTTATAGGTCGCCTGCTGCACAGTAAGAAAGCCTGGGTGATCTTCAACGTTTCCATGGGGTTACTGACGGCGGCCTGTGCGTTGCTGATTTGGCATTAAGGAATAAGCGATGAGCGAAAACTATTTTCACGTTGACGCCTTTACCGGCGCCGGGCTGCGCGGTAACCCGGCGGGGGTGTATCTGTTGAAACAGCCATTGGAGACGGCGCAGCTGCAGGCGATCGCCAATGAGCTGAATCTGCCGGAGACCAGCTTTGTCTGGGACGACGGCGATGTGCTGAGCATCCGCTGGTTTACGCCGCAGCGCGAGGTGGACTTGTGCGGTCACGGCACGCTGGCGGCGGCGCACGTGATGTTTAACGTGGTGAATCCGGGGCTGAACGACGTGCGTTTCCGCTCCGCCAGCGGTGAACTGTACGTCAGACGCGACAGTGAAGACGGCGAACGACTGATTCTGGATTTTCCCAGCCGGGCGCCGCAGCGCATTGCGCCGGTGGAAGCGGTGGCGCAGTTGCTGGGCGTTACGCCACTGGAGAGCTGGCAGGCTACGGCGCTGCTGATGGTGCTGGAGAATGAGGCGCAGGTGAGGGCATTGCAGCCGGATATCCCGGCGCTGATTGCCGCCGTCGGCCGGGCGGTGATCGTCACCGCGCCGGGTGAGGAGGTGGATTTTGTTTCCCGTTACTTCACGCTGGATGGCGGAGAAGACCCGGTGACCGGCTCCGCCCACTGTACGCTGATGCCGTATTGGGTCGCGCGTCTGGGCCGTCATACGCTGCAGGCCCGGCAGATTTCCGCCCGCGGCGGCGAGCTGTTTTGCCGGCAGCAGGGTGAACGCACCCTGCTCGGCGGCTACGCCCGGATTTTTTTACGCGGGGAAATTACCGGCTGATTATGCACCTTATATCGCCATAAGTAATAAAGAAGTTTTTTTTATTCTTTCATTGCTCGCCAGTGCTCGGATAAAACTGTTAGTAACTGAACAGATAGTTATCAACGGAGCAGATCATGGCGGGCAAACTCTTTTCTCTACGCGGCGCGGCGCTGCTGGCGTTGTCGCTGACGGCGGCCAGCGCACAGGCGGTCGACGTGACCGTCGCCTACCAAACCTCAGCGGAGCCCGCCAAAATAGCGCAGGCGGAAAACAGTTTTGCCAAACAGTCCGGCGCCAAGGTCGACTGGCGTAAGTTTGACAGCGGTTCCGGCGTGCTGCGCGCGCTGGCCTCCGGCGATGTGCAAATCGGTAATATCGGCTCCAGCCCGCTGGCGGTGGCCGCCAGCCAAAAACTGCCGATTGAGGTGTTTCTGATCGTCTCGCAGCTGGGCAGCTCGGAAGCGCTGGTGGTGAAGAACACCATCACGTCGCCTAAAGATCTGATCGGCAAACGCATTGCGGTGCCGTTTATCTCAACCACCCATTACAGCCTGCTGGCCTCGCTGAAGCACTGGGGCATCAAGCCCGAACAGGTAAAAATCCTCAATCTGCAGCCGCCGGCCATTGCCGCCGCCTGGCAGCGCGGTGATATCGACGGCGCATACGTCTGGGCGCCGGTGGTGAACGAGCTGGCGAAAGAAGGCAAGGTGCTGGCCGATTCGGCGCAGGTGGGCGAGTGGGGCGCGCCGACGCTGGACGTCTGGGTGGTGCGTAAGGATTTCGCCCAGCAGCATCCGCAGGTGGTGACCGCGTTTGCCGCCAGTTCGCTGGCGGCGCAAAAGGCCTACCTGAACGATCCTGCCGCCTGGCTGGGAGATAACAATCACCTCGCTACGCTGGCGCGGCTGAGCGGAGTGCCGGAAGCGCAGGTGCCGGTATTGGTGCAGGGCAACCGCTATCTGCCGGCGGCGGAGCAGGTGAGCCAACTGGGCCAGCCGGTCAGCAAGGCGATTCACGATACCGCGGAGTTCCTGAAACAGCAGGGCAAAATTCCGCAGGTTGATGCGGATTACAGCGCCTATGTCACCGACCGTTTCGTCAAGCAGCTGCAGGCTGCGCCGCAGCCGTAAGGGGGAGACATGTTAAACGTCAGCCATTTGTCGGCGGAGTATCAGGGGCGCCCGGCGCTGCGCGATGTGTCGTTCCAGATCGACAGCGGCGAGCTGGTGGTGGTGCTGGGCCCGTCGGGCTGCGGCAAAACGACCTTACTGAATCTGATTGCCGGCTTTATGACGCCGGCGGCGGGCAGCATTACGCTGGACGGGCAGCCGGTCCGCGGCCCCGGCGCCGAGCGCGGCGTGGTGTTCCAGCATGAGGGCCTGCTGCCGTGGCGCAACGTGGCGGATAACGTCGAGTTTGGTCTGCAACTGGCGGGCGTCGGCAAGGCGCAGCGCCGGGCGGTGGCGCAAGATATGCTGCGGCGCGTCGGTCTGGCCGGCTATGAGCAACATTTTATCTGGCAGTTGTCCGGCGGGATGCGTCAGCGTGTAGGCATCGCCCGCGCCCTGGCGGCGGATCCGCGCCTGCTGCTGCTGGATGAGCCGTTCGGCGCGCTGGATGCCTTTACCCGCGAACAGATGCAGGAACTGCTGCTGACCATCTGGCGCGATACCGGCAAACAGGTGTTGCTGATTACGCACGATATTGAAGAGGCGGTTTTTTTAGCCAGCGAGCTGTTGCTGCTGTCGCCGGGGCCGGGACAGGTGGTTGAACGCCTGTCGCTGGATTTCGGCCGCCGCTATGCCGCCGGCGAGGCGTGCCGTTCGATCAAATCGGACCCGGCGTTTATCGCCCGGCGCGAATATGTGCTCGGCAAGGTCTTCCAACAGCGCGAGGCATTGCTATGAGCCTGCACTCCACCTTAAAAGCCACCGCGACGTCGGCATCGCCGCGCCGTTTTACACTGCCGCGCCGCGTCTGGCTCAGCGCTTCAACGCTGCTGGCGCTACTGGCGCTGTGGTGGGCGGTGACGGCGCTGGGGCTTATCAGCCCGCTGTTTCTGCCGGCGCCGCAGCAGGTGCTGCGCCAGTTGATCACCATCGCCAGCCCGCAAGGGTTTATGGACGCCACGCTGTGGCAGCATCTGGCCGCCAGTCTGGGGCGCATTCTGCTGGCGTTGTTGGCGGCGGTGCTGATCGGTGTTCCGGTCGGTATTGCGATGGGGCTGAACGATACGGTGCGCGGTATTCTCGACCCGTTGATTGAAATCTACCGTCCGGTGCCGCCGCTGGCCTATTTGCCGCTGATGGTGATTTGGTTCGGCATTGGCGAAACGTCGAAAATCCTGCTGATTTACCTGGCGATTTTCGCCCCGGTCGCGCTATCGACCGTGGCCGGCGTGCGCAGCGTGGCGCAGGTGCGGGTGCGGGCGGCTCGCGCACTGGGCGCCAACCGTTGGCAGGTGCTGCGTTTTGTGGTGCTGCCGAGCGCGTTGCCGGAAATTCTGACCGGCATCCGCATCGGGCTGGGCGTAGGCTGGTCGACGCTGGTGGCGGCGGAGCTGATCGCCGCAACGCGCGGTTTAGGTTTTATGGTGCAATCCGCCGGTGAATTTCTGGCGACCGATGTGGTGCTGGCCGGCATCGGCGTGATTGCGATAATTGCATTCGGCTTAGAGCTGGGACTGCGTGCCCTGCAGCGCCGTCTGACCCCGTGGCATGGAGTACAACAATGAACGAACGTCTGGTGATTACCCCGTTAGGGCCGTATATCGGCGCGCTGGTGGAAAATGTGCAGCTGGCGCGGCCGCTGGGTGACGGACAGTTTGAGCAGCTGTATCACGCGCTGCTGAAACATCAGGTGCTGTTTTTCCGCAATCAGCCGATTACGCCGCTGCAGCAGCGCGATTTGGCGGGACGCTTCGGCGACCTGCATATTCATCCGGTGTATCCGCACGCCAGCGACGTGGAGGAAATTATCGTGCTGGATACTCACGATAATAATCCGCCGGACAACGATAACTGGCACACCGATGTCACCTTTATCGAAAATCCGCCGCTGGGAGCGATCCTGGCGGCGAAAACGCTGCCGGCCACCGGCGGCGATACCCTGTGGGCCAGCGGCATTGCCGCCTATGAGGCGCTGTCGGCACCGTTCAAGCAACTGCTGAGCGGTCTGCAGGCGGAGCACGACTTCACCAAGTCATTCCCGGAATATAAACATCGCGGCAGCGAGGAGGAACACCAGCGCTGGCGACAGGCGGTGCAGAAAAATCCGCCGCTGCTGCATCCGGTGATCCGTACCCACCCGGTAAGCGGCCGGCAGGCGCTGTTCGTCAATGAAGGCTTTACCACGCGGATTGTCGATGTGTCGCCGAAAGAGAGCGAGGCGCTGCTGGGCTTCCTGTTTGCCCATATCACCAAACCGGAGTTCCAGGTGCGCTGGCGCTGGCAGGAAAATGATATTGCCATCTGGGACAACCGCGTGACGCAGCATTACGCCAACGCGGATTATTTGCCGCAGCGCCGCATTATGCACCGGGCGACGATGTTGGGTGATAAGCCGTTTTACCGCGCCTGACGGTTAATCCACCATCAGATTGCGGGAAAAATTGTGCATATCGACCCCCGCCTTTTTACGATACAGGCGCGCCTTGCGCGCGCCTGTCGCCATCATCTTGCCGGTATCCTCAAACATCTCCGCGGCGTCAAAGCGCCGCATCAGGCTCTTGCGCTGTACCGGCTGCGCCAAAATGATTTCCATCACTTCCTGTAATTGCGACAGCGTAAACTCCGCCGGCAGGCAGTAGACCGGCAGCATGGAGTAGGCGGTTTTCTGGCGCAGGCGCTGCAGCGCCGCATCGATAATCGCCAGATGGTCGAACGCCAGCGTCTGTTTACGCAGCGTTGTCAGCGGCAGCCAGGCGGCGTCATCCACGTCGGCAATATGGGCCTGGCAGTCGGCGTGGGCGATCAGGGCAAAATAGACCGTGGTCAGGCTCCAGCCGCGCGGGTCGCGCCCAGGGCCGGAAAAGCTCTCCAACTGCGCCAGATACGGCGGGGCGACGCCGGTTTTCTCCATCAGTTTGCGCTGGGCGGTGGCGCCGGTGGAAGCATCGCGCTGCAGATCGATAAAACCGCCCGGCAATCCCCATAATCCCTGATACGGGTGGTTGGCGCGTTTGACCATCAGGACGCACAGCTCTCCCTGATGAACGGTAAACAGCACGCTGTCCACTGTAACAATCGGGGAAGGGAAACGGCTGGCGTCGTAGTGTTGCAGATAGTCGGTTTCCGTGGACATTGCGCGGGGTCTCGCTGAAAGGGTCTTTGGGACACTATAGCGAGCGCGCCGGTGTTCAGCAAGCGGGGCTGTTTCGTTTCTTTTTATTATCAGTTGGTTATATTTTTATCTCTGCGTAGGCGGATTTTTTACTTGCCAATTATTGTCCCTTAGACAATTATATAAATGTCTTACAGACACTAATTGTTGAATCACGGGAGGCGGGCATGCATACAACACTGCAGTTATTTCTGGATGGAGAGGAAGTTCAGGTCATCAGCGGTCAGTTTCCTGATGGCGCCGTGTATGCCCGCTTCGCCGTGCCGGCGGCGGCGGGCGTCGCGCAAATGCGTATCCGGGCCGCCGCGATGCGCAGCATGGATGATTTTATGGCGCTGGCGCAGTTGGTGGATGCGGTGCGTCACCACTACCCCATCCGCGAGAGCCTGCTTGAGCTGCCTTATCTGCCGTTCGCCCGTCAGGATCGCCATATGGGCGCCGGCGACAGCTTTGCGCTGAAGGTGTTCGGCCAACTGCTGAATACGCTGAAGTTTGATCGGGTGACGGTGCTGGACCCGCACAGCGACGTGGCGGCGGCGGCGATTGACCGTTTCCACGCGGTTGCTCAGCAGCACTGTATGCAGCACAGCGCCAGGCTGACGCAGCTGCTGTCGCAGCAGGTTTTACTGCCTATCGCGCCGGACGCCGGGGCGCTGAAAAAAATCCACGCCGTTGCAGAACATTTTGCGCTTAACGAGTACGGCATCATGACCAAACACCGTGACGTGCAGAGCGGCCAACTGACCGGGTTTGCGCTGCTGGCCGGTGACGTGCGCGGCAGAGACGTGCTGATCGTGGACGATTTGTGCGATGCCGGCGGCACCTTCATCGGCGCGGCGCAGGTGCTGCGCCAGCACGGCGCGCGCGGCGTCAGCCTGTACGTCACGCACGGCATCTTTTCCAAAGGCGTTGAGCATCTGCTGGCTCAGGGCATCGACAACATTTATACCACCACCTCATATGCGCCGGCGGATCTCGCCGGAGCCCGCGTTGAACTGATTGATATTGCGCGTATCTACGCCCATTAAGGAGAGCATCATGCTGACTAACCCTATTCTGGCGATTGACGGGTATAAAGTCTCCCACCGTGAGCAGTACCCGCAGGGGACGACGCGGGTCTATTCCAACTTTACGCCGCGCAGCGATCGTTTCTTCAGTTCTCCGCTGCCTGACGGGCAACTGGTATTCTTTGGCCTGCAGGGATTCCTGCAGTGGTTTATGGTGGATTTGTTCAACCAGCAGTTTTTCGCCCAGCCGGAAGAGCAGGTGGTCGGGGAATATAAAGCGCTGATGGACAGTTACATCGGCCAGGATCGGGTGTCCGTCGAGCATATCCGTGCGCTGCATCGGTTGGGCTATCTGCCGCTGCATATCAAAGGGCTGGATGAAGGCAGCAAGGTCAATATGAAGGTGCCGGTGCTGACCATCACCAACACGCGGGATGAGTTCTTCTGGCTGGTGAACTACCTGGAGACGGTCATTTCCGCAGAGCTGTGGAAGTCCTCCACCAACGCCACCATCGCCCATCACTACCGCAAAATTTGCCAGATGTGGGCGGCGCGCACCTGTGACGATACGGCGCACCTGGATTTCCAGTGCCACGACTTCTCATTCCGCGGCATGTCGGGCATGCATGATGTGGCGCAGGCCGGCGCCGGCCATCTGCTCAGTTTTAAAGGCACCGACAATATCCCGTCCATTCTGTACGCGCAGCGCTACTATCCGACCGCTGCCGACTACTTTGTGGCCGGTAGCATCCCGGCGACCGAGCACAGCGTGATGTGCATGGGGGAGCAGGATGCGGAGATTGAAACCTTCCGCCGCCTGATTGAGGATCTGTATCCGCAGGGGCTGGTGTCCATCGTGTCGGATACCTGGGATTACTGGCGGGTGCTGACCGAATTCACCCGCGAGCTGAAAGCAAAAATCATGGCGCGCGACGGCCGGGTGGTGTTTCGTCCGGACAGCGGCGACCCGGTCGCCATCCTGTGCGGCAGCGGTGCGGATGACGATCGCCGCCCGACGCGCAGCGCGGAAGAAAAAGGCTCGGTGGAAGTGCTGTGGGAGATTTTTGGCGGTACGGTAAACAGCAAGGGTTACAAGGTGCTGGATCCTCACGTCGGGCTGATTTACGGCGACTCCATTACGCTGGATCGCGCGCAAGAAATTCTGCGCCGTCTGGAGGCGAAAGGGTTCGCCAGTTCCAACGTGGTGTTTGGCGTGGGTTCTTTTACCTATCAATACCATACCCGCGACACCTTCGGCTTTGCGATGAAGGCGACCTATGGCGAGGTGCAGGGCGTCGGCCGGCCGATTTTCAAGCAGCCGAAAACCGACGGCGGTTTAAAGCAGTCGGCGCGCGGCCTGCTGCGGGTGATCAGGGATGAGCATGGCGACTACCAACTGCGGGATAACCAAAGCTGGCAACAGGAGCAGCAGGGGGAACTGAAAACCCGTTTCCTGGACGGTAAGCTGTTCCATCAGGAATCGTTGGAACAAATCCGCCAGCGGCTGAGTGCGACGCCGGCGGAGTGATATTACGGCGCTCCCCGCCCGGGCGGGGCAGCGCTTAACTTTCGGTGTCGAACGCCTGAGTCAGCTGCTCCAGCTGCTCCTGCGCCTCCAGCCAGGTCATCTCCGTCTCTTCCAACGCGGATTTGGCCTGGCTTTGCCGTTGCAGGCAGTCGGTCAGTTCGGCCTTGCGGCTGATGTCATACAGCGCGGAATCCGCCAGTTGTTCTTCCACCTGCGCCAGCTCGGCGCCCAGAGTTTCCATCTGCTGTTCCAGTTTGGCGATCTGCTTGCGCAGCGGCTGGGTTTGCGTGCGGAACTCGGCGGC
The nucleotide sequence above comes from Serratia rhizosphaerae. Encoded proteins:
- a CDS encoding amidohydrolase, coding for MNIDKLIDDVAADVLRWRRYLHANPELSFQEAASADYIAEQLAALGPLSLQRPTPNSVVAELAGGRPGPCYALRADIDALPIQEESDEAFCSTRPGVMHACGHDAHSAMLLGAASVLCQLQSQLSGTVRFIFQHAEEVPPGGAQELVDLGVLDGVKMIFGLHVMPNFPTGSVALKEGVFSASSDNFDIMLQGKGGHGSMPQLCIDPVTIGAQVVTALQQIIARRLDPLHAPVLTVATFQAEGGYNVIPDSVRLAGTLRTHDHAVRERVPQLVEQTVAGITQASGASYQMRWTRGYTIGDNHPQACEIAREVIGDTLGTDALHEMSAPMFGSEDFSSYQRQVPGCFLFIGSGNEKIGATYGVHNPRFKLDEEVLQIGVKLHVGFIRRLLMA
- a CDS encoding phosphoribulokinase; this encodes MSAKHPVIAVTGSSGAGTTTTSVAFRKIFQQLDIRAAQLEGDSFHRYTRPEMDAAIRKARDLGRHISYFGPEANDFGLLEQSFTEYGKNGSGRSRKYLHTYDEAVPYNQVPGTFTPWEPLPSPTDVLFYEGLHGGVVTDQHDVARHVDLLVGVVPIVNLEWIQKLIRDTGERGHSREAVMDSVVRSMEDYINYITPQFSRTHINFQRVPTVDTSNPFAAKAIPSLDESFVVIHFRGLDQIDFPYLLAMLQGSFISHINTLVVPGGKMGLAMELIMAPLVQRLLEGKKIE
- a CDS encoding YheU family protein, with product MIIPWKELDGDTLNNLIEAFVLREGTDYGEHERSLEQKVADVRRQLQSGEVVLVWSELHETVNIMPRGQLRAGYQER
- a CDS encoding hydrolase, encoding MHETFRPLSGAGNPHLQTLLPRLVRRRVLLQPHWQRLELPDGDFVDLAWSEDPSSAGDKPRVVLFHGLEGSFYSPYAHGLLHAWREKGWLGVVMHFRGCSGVPNRKQRIYHSGETEDARFFLRWLRDTHGAAPTAAVGISLGGNMLACYLAQQRRESLLDAAVVVSAPLMLEPCSLRMEQGFSRVYQHYLLGQLKQNATRKLLRDPASLPLKLPQLKGLRRMRDFDDAITARIHGFRDATDYYRRCSALPLLPEIQTPLLIIHAKDDPFMTDAVIPDLSALPPNIEYQLTERGGHVGFVGGTLHKPQMWLEQRIPAWLTPYLDK
- a CDS encoding LysE family translocator, whose product is MELSLFLSLLGFLWVAAITPGPNNMLLTTSGANFGFMRSLWLMIGIMLGMQSILLLVAFGVGSLILVYPSLHLILKILGTVYLLWLAWKVATAAYEKLETDIAPPKPVRLYQGWLLQFLNPKAWLMALGAVASFSLEGERYNASILAIAAGIFVVNIIAGVIWLGFGTVIGRLLHSKKAWVIFNVSMGLLTAACALLIWH
- a CDS encoding PhzF family phenazine biosynthesis protein yields the protein MSENYFHVDAFTGAGLRGNPAGVYLLKQPLETAQLQAIANELNLPETSFVWDDGDVLSIRWFTPQREVDLCGHGTLAAAHVMFNVVNPGLNDVRFRSASGELYVRRDSEDGERLILDFPSRAPQRIAPVEAVAQLLGVTPLESWQATALLMVLENEAQVRALQPDIPALIAAVGRAVIVTAPGEEVDFVSRYFTLDGGEDPVTGSAHCTLMPYWVARLGRHTLQARQISARGGELFCRQQGERTLLGGYARIFLRGEITG
- the tauA gene encoding taurine ABC transporter substrate-binding protein; translated protein: MAGKLFSLRGAALLALSLTAASAQAVDVTVAYQTSAEPAKIAQAENSFAKQSGAKVDWRKFDSGSGVLRALASGDVQIGNIGSSPLAVAASQKLPIEVFLIVSQLGSSEALVVKNTITSPKDLIGKRIAVPFISTTHYSLLASLKHWGIKPEQVKILNLQPPAIAAAWQRGDIDGAYVWAPVVNELAKEGKVLADSAQVGEWGAPTLDVWVVRKDFAQQHPQVVTAFAASSLAAQKAYLNDPAAWLGDNNHLATLARLSGVPEAQVPVLVQGNRYLPAAEQVSQLGQPVSKAIHDTAEFLKQQGKIPQVDADYSAYVTDRFVKQLQAAPQP
- the tauB gene encoding taurine ABC transporter ATP-binding subunit gives rise to the protein MLNVSHLSAEYQGRPALRDVSFQIDSGELVVVLGPSGCGKTTLLNLIAGFMTPAAGSITLDGQPVRGPGAERGVVFQHEGLLPWRNVADNVEFGLQLAGVGKAQRRAVAQDMLRRVGLAGYEQHFIWQLSGGMRQRVGIARALAADPRLLLLDEPFGALDAFTREQMQELLLTIWRDTGKQVLLITHDIEEAVFLASELLLLSPGPGQVVERLSLDFGRRYAAGEACRSIKSDPAFIARREYVLGKVFQQREALL
- the tauC gene encoding taurine ABC transporter permease TauC — translated: MSLHSTLKATATSASPRRFTLPRRVWLSASTLLALLALWWAVTALGLISPLFLPAPQQVLRQLITIASPQGFMDATLWQHLAASLGRILLALLAAVLIGVPVGIAMGLNDTVRGILDPLIEIYRPVPPLAYLPLMVIWFGIGETSKILLIYLAIFAPVALSTVAGVRSVAQVRVRAARALGANRWQVLRFVVLPSALPEILTGIRIGLGVGWSTLVAAELIAATRGLGFMVQSAGEFLATDVVLAGIGVIAIIAFGLELGLRALQRRLTPWHGVQQ
- the tauD gene encoding taurine dioxygenase, producing the protein MNERLVITPLGPYIGALVENVQLARPLGDGQFEQLYHALLKHQVLFFRNQPITPLQQRDLAGRFGDLHIHPVYPHASDVEEIIVLDTHDNNPPDNDNWHTDVTFIENPPLGAILAAKTLPATGGDTLWASGIAAYEALSAPFKQLLSGLQAEHDFTKSFPEYKHRGSEEEHQRWRQAVQKNPPLLHPVIRTHPVSGRQALFVNEGFTTRIVDVSPKESEALLGFLFAHITKPEFQVRWRWQENDIAIWDNRVTQHYANADYLPQRRIMHRATMLGDKPFYRA
- a CDS encoding NUDIX hydrolase, which translates into the protein MSTETDYLQHYDASRFPSPIVTVDSVLFTVHQGELCVLMVKRANHPYQGLWGLPGGFIDLQRDASTGATAQRKLMEKTGVAPPYLAQLESFSGPGRDPRGWSLTTVYFALIAHADCQAHIADVDDAAWLPLTTLRKQTLAFDHLAIIDAALQRLRQKTAYSMLPVYCLPAEFTLSQLQEVMEIILAQPVQRKSLMRRFDAAEMFEDTGKMMATGARKARLYRKKAGVDMHNFSRNLMVD
- the prs gene encoding ribose-phosphate diphosphokinase, which codes for MHTTLQLFLDGEEVQVISGQFPDGAVYARFAVPAAAGVAQMRIRAAAMRSMDDFMALAQLVDAVRHHYPIRESLLELPYLPFARQDRHMGAGDSFALKVFGQLLNTLKFDRVTVLDPHSDVAAAAIDRFHAVAQQHCMQHSARLTQLLSQQVLLPIAPDAGALKKIHAVAEHFALNEYGIMTKHRDVQSGQLTGFALLAGDVRGRDVLIVDDLCDAGGTFIGAAQVLRQHGARGVSLYVTHGIFSKGVEHLLAQGIDNIYTTTSYAPADLAGARVELIDIARIYAH